Proteins co-encoded in one Nicotiana sylvestris chromosome 7, ASM39365v2, whole genome shotgun sequence genomic window:
- the LOC104238975 gene encoding auxin-responsive protein SAUR19 — protein MLGKKFGSMKKLSKKAKQQHEQLENLLVKDQDDQDQVSTPTSAKSSKKQGTFVVYVGEERERFAVPTSYLSHPLFKILLEKTYNEFGFQQTNGLVVPCSVAAFQEVVNAVECCNGKFDFGDLVEEFL, from the coding sequence ATGCTAGGTAAAAAGTTTGGTTCAATGAAGAAATTATCCAAGAAAGCTAAGCAACAACATGAGCAACTTGAAAACTTGCTTGTAAAAGATCAAGATGATCAAGATCAAGTGTCTACTCCTACAAGTGCTAAATCCTCAAAAAAACAAGGAACTTTTGTTGTGTATGTAGGGGAAGAAAGAGAACGATTCGCGGTGCCAACGAGCTATCTTTCTCATCCATTGTTCAAGATTTTGTTGGAGAAGACATATAATGAGTTTGGTTTTCAACAAACAAATGGACTTGTGGTGCCATGCAGTGTTGCTGCATTTCAAGAAGTGGTCAATGCTGTGGAATGCTGCAATGGGAAGTTTGATTTTGGGGACTTAGTAGAGGAGTTTCTATAA